Proteins from a genomic interval of Salmo salar chromosome ssa14, Ssal_v3.1, whole genome shotgun sequence:
- the LOC106570443 gene encoding chloride channel CLIC-like protein 1 isoform X2: MHIVTVAVCSLLLVAQGQIDDEEWLDPHDMLNYDASSKTMRKPAQPAELNNYPNVPTKRREYSQDLDQMEVRECNNKVEGLQREIEEYKKKITQVAQQPSSNPVFKRFLTKLLKEIEKVGLPTDLKNDIHYDAKVKLSRQAVTEIRKLLEGMDTWRTGALDNALSQILVDLKPHDYEAWRWHFEDTFGVEIDTVMKVSVWVLIIVVIICSELWSTVSWFVQFKRIFAICFLISLVWNWFYLYKIAFAEHQNKMVKMEGVDAKCTGRKKIDWWDNLKDWYRGAMTLQDDPCKMYYEVLMVNPILLVPPTKAITMTITTFFTEPLKHIGQGISEFLRALLKDLPVTLQIPVLLTIVFSILVFMYGSAQAAIQHGITRPLRVGGPRDPSPPALDQPMPEARLRGTDHNPLAGGDAPQCSPSPLSRRLGPAANQGAQDRTYVGQRSPPHRARKEPTRRHVETLRNGDWRYSEDKIISECWDDFTDAVDTNPLTVEGNTDIQAEMQQEPVEVGFITEGNDSQEAKPSPVKAKAKPNEEDVASDSKGAADSIAEHQEYTGGRASPVHATPTSGHGREQHDKFLKHEPESNFTLQTHPANAASVAGFIDNESVSLAAHAQPK; encoded by the exons ATGCACATCGTCACTGTTGCTGTATGCAGCCTATTGCTGGTTGCTCAAGGGCAGATAGACGACGAAGAATGGCTTGATCCGCATGATATGTTGAACTACGATGCAAGCTCAAAGACCATGAGAAAGCCTGCTCAGCCTGCTGAG CTGAACAATTACCCTAATGTACCCACCAAAAGAAGGGAATACAGCCAGGATTTGGATCAAATGGAAGTAAGGGAGTGCAACAACAAAGTGGAAGGCTTACAAAGAGAG ATTGAAGAGTACAAGAAGAAGATTACACAGGTTGCACAGCAGCCATCAAGCAACCCAGTGTTCAAGCGATTCCTCACCAAGCTTCTGAAGGAGATTGAAAAAGTTGGCCTG CCCACCGATCTCAAGAACGATATCCACTACGACGCCAAAGTGAAACTGTCTCGGCAAGCGGTGACGGAGATCCGGAAGCTTCTGGAGGGAATGGACACCTGGAGAACGGGGGCTCTGGATAATGCCCTCAGCCAGATCCTGGTGGATCTCAAACCACATGACTACGAGGCCTGGAGATGGCATTTTGAGGACACCTTTGGTGTGGAGATTGACACAGTCATGAAG GTGTCTGTGTGGGTCTTAATCATAGTGGTCATCATCTGCAGCGAGCTGTGGTCTACAGTCTCCTGGTTTGTCCAGTTCAAGAGAATCTTTGCCATCTGCTTCCTCATCAGTCTGGTCTGGAATTGGTTCTATCTCTACAAG ATTGCCTTTGCTGAGCACCAAAATAAAATGGTGAAGATGGAGGGCGTCGACGCAAAATGCACTGGAAGGAAGAAAATTGACTGGTGGGATAACTTGAAGG ATTGGTACAGAGGTGCCATGACTCTCCAAGACGATCCCTGTAAGATGTACTACGAAGTCCTCATGGTCAACCCCATCCTTCTCGTACCACCAACTAAG gCTATCACTATGACCATCACCACCTTCTTCACGGAGCCTCTGAAGCACATTGGTCAGGGGATCAGCGAGTTCCTACGAGCCCTCCTCAAGGACCTACCGGTCACCTTGCAGATCCCTGTGCTCCTCACCATCGTGTTCTCCATCCTG GTCTTCATGTATGGCAGCGCCCAGGCTGCTATCCAGCATGGCATCACCAGACCGCTGCGTGTCGGTGGGCCCAGGGACCCCTCTCCCCCAGCCTTGGATCAGCCCATGCCTGAGGCCCGTCTGAGAGGGACAGACCACAACCCACTGGCAGGGGGGGACGCCCCTCAatgctccccctctcccctctcacgCCGACTAGGACCAGCAGCCAACCAGGGGGCTCAGGACAGGACCTACGTCGGCCAGAGGAGCCCCCCCCACAGGGCGCGAAAGGAACCGACCAGGAGGCACGTGGAGACCCTGAGGAACGGCGACTGGCGGTACAGCGAGGACAAGATTATCTCGGAATGTTGGGACGATTTCACCGACGCAGTGGATACCAACCCTCTAACTGTAGAGGGTAATACCGACATCCAGGCAGAGATGCAACAAGAACCAGTTGAAGTTGGATTCATAACAGAAGGTAATGACTCGCAAGAAGCTAAACCCTCTCCAGTGAAAGCTAAAGCCAAACCAAATGAGGAGGACGTGGCGTCTGACTCTAAAGGGGCAGCTGACAGCATTGCTGAGCACCAGGAGTATACTGGAGGTCGCGCCAGCCCAGTGCATGCCACTCCAACAAGTGGTCACGGGCGCGAGCAACATGACAAATTCTTGAAACACGAACCAGAGAGTAATTTTACGCTTCAGACCCACCCTGCTAACGCAGCCAGTGTAGCAGGTTTCATTGATAACGAGAGCGTTTCACTCGCTGCTCATGCTCAGCCTAAGTAG
- the LOC106570443 gene encoding chloride channel CLIC-like protein 1 isoform X1, whose product MKTSTGAVVMHIVTVAVCSLLLVAQGQIDDEEWLDPHDMLNYDASSKTMRKPAQPAELNNYPNVPTKRREYSQDLDQMEVRECNNKVEGLQREIEEYKKKITQVAQQPSSNPVFKRFLTKLLKEIEKVGLPTDLKNDIHYDAKVKLSRQAVTEIRKLLEGMDTWRTGALDNALSQILVDLKPHDYEAWRWHFEDTFGVEIDTVMKVSVWVLIIVVIICSELWSTVSWFVQFKRIFAICFLISLVWNWFYLYKIAFAEHQNKMVKMEGVDAKCTGRKKIDWWDNLKDWYRGAMTLQDDPCKMYYEVLMVNPILLVPPTKAITMTITTFFTEPLKHIGQGISEFLRALLKDLPVTLQIPVLLTIVFSILVFMYGSAQAAIQHGITRPLRVGGPRDPSPPALDQPMPEARLRGTDHNPLAGGDAPQCSPSPLSRRLGPAANQGAQDRTYVGQRSPPHRARKEPTRRHVETLRNGDWRYSEDKIISECWDDFTDAVDTNPLTVEGNTDIQAEMQQEPVEVGFITEGNDSQEAKPSPVKAKAKPNEEDVASDSKGAADSIAEHQEYTGGRASPVHATPTSGHGREQHDKFLKHEPESNFTLQTHPANAASVAGFIDNESVSLAAHAQPK is encoded by the exons ATGAAGACGTCAACAGGTGCTGTCGTGATGCACATCGTCACTGTTGCTGTATGCAGCCTATTGCTGGTTGCTCAAGGGCAGATAGACGACGAAGAATGGCTTGATCCGCATGATATGTTGAACTACGATGCAAGCTCAAAGACCATGAGAAAGCCTGCTCAGCCTGCTGAG CTGAACAATTACCCTAATGTACCCACCAAAAGAAGGGAATACAGCCAGGATTTGGATCAAATGGAAGTAAGGGAGTGCAACAACAAAGTGGAAGGCTTACAAAGAGAG ATTGAAGAGTACAAGAAGAAGATTACACAGGTTGCACAGCAGCCATCAAGCAACCCAGTGTTCAAGCGATTCCTCACCAAGCTTCTGAAGGAGATTGAAAAAGTTGGCCTG CCCACCGATCTCAAGAACGATATCCACTACGACGCCAAAGTGAAACTGTCTCGGCAAGCGGTGACGGAGATCCGGAAGCTTCTGGAGGGAATGGACACCTGGAGAACGGGGGCTCTGGATAATGCCCTCAGCCAGATCCTGGTGGATCTCAAACCACATGACTACGAGGCCTGGAGATGGCATTTTGAGGACACCTTTGGTGTGGAGATTGACACAGTCATGAAG GTGTCTGTGTGGGTCTTAATCATAGTGGTCATCATCTGCAGCGAGCTGTGGTCTACAGTCTCCTGGTTTGTCCAGTTCAAGAGAATCTTTGCCATCTGCTTCCTCATCAGTCTGGTCTGGAATTGGTTCTATCTCTACAAG ATTGCCTTTGCTGAGCACCAAAATAAAATGGTGAAGATGGAGGGCGTCGACGCAAAATGCACTGGAAGGAAGAAAATTGACTGGTGGGATAACTTGAAGG ATTGGTACAGAGGTGCCATGACTCTCCAAGACGATCCCTGTAAGATGTACTACGAAGTCCTCATGGTCAACCCCATCCTTCTCGTACCACCAACTAAG gCTATCACTATGACCATCACCACCTTCTTCACGGAGCCTCTGAAGCACATTGGTCAGGGGATCAGCGAGTTCCTACGAGCCCTCCTCAAGGACCTACCGGTCACCTTGCAGATCCCTGTGCTCCTCACCATCGTGTTCTCCATCCTG GTCTTCATGTATGGCAGCGCCCAGGCTGCTATCCAGCATGGCATCACCAGACCGCTGCGTGTCGGTGGGCCCAGGGACCCCTCTCCCCCAGCCTTGGATCAGCCCATGCCTGAGGCCCGTCTGAGAGGGACAGACCACAACCCACTGGCAGGGGGGGACGCCCCTCAatgctccccctctcccctctcacgCCGACTAGGACCAGCAGCCAACCAGGGGGCTCAGGACAGGACCTACGTCGGCCAGAGGAGCCCCCCCCACAGGGCGCGAAAGGAACCGACCAGGAGGCACGTGGAGACCCTGAGGAACGGCGACTGGCGGTACAGCGAGGACAAGATTATCTCGGAATGTTGGGACGATTTCACCGACGCAGTGGATACCAACCCTCTAACTGTAGAGGGTAATACCGACATCCAGGCAGAGATGCAACAAGAACCAGTTGAAGTTGGATTCATAACAGAAGGTAATGACTCGCAAGAAGCTAAACCCTCTCCAGTGAAAGCTAAAGCCAAACCAAATGAGGAGGACGTGGCGTCTGACTCTAAAGGGGCAGCTGACAGCATTGCTGAGCACCAGGAGTATACTGGAGGTCGCGCCAGCCCAGTGCATGCCACTCCAACAAGTGGTCACGGGCGCGAGCAACATGACAAATTCTTGAAACACGAACCAGAGAGTAATTTTACGCTTCAGACCCACCCTGCTAACGCAGCCAGTGTAGCAGGTTTCATTGATAACGAGAGCGTTTCACTCGCTGCTCATGCTCAGCCTAAGTAG